From Pongo pygmaeus isolate AG05252 chromosome 1, NHGRI_mPonPyg2-v2.0_pri, whole genome shotgun sequence, one genomic window encodes:
- the GUK1 gene encoding guanylate kinase isoform X4: MAESQKEEIMPPEQGVPFQESGCWSSMGAQPRERSGRDHSGTWICAGGSQETFHLGAPVETTCLAGMSGPRPVVLSGPSGAGKSTLLKRLFQEHSGIFGFSVSHTTRNPRPGEENGKDYYFVTREVMQRDIAAGDFIEHAEFSGNLYGTSKAAVQAVQAMNRICVLDVDLQGVRNIKATDLRPIYISVQPPSLHVLEQRLRRRNTETEESLAKRLAAAQADMESRNQESSKDRRLRLALCSRHPGPIQDQGSSTEPPPWQAIWQLCALGQHVEWRGCCPCGWNILG; this comes from the exons ATGGCTGAAAGCCAGAAGGAGGAGATTATGCCGCCAGAGCAGGGAGTGCCTTTCCAGGAAAGCGGCTGCTGGAGCAGCATGGGAGCCCAGCCCAGGGAGCGTTCTGGCAGAGACCATTCCGGAACATGGATCTGCGCCGGCGGCTCCCAGGAGACCTTCCATCTCGGAGCTCCTGTGGAGACCACGTGCCTGGCAG GCATGTCGGGCCCCAGGCCTGTGGTGCTGAGCGGGCCTTCGGGAGCTGGGAAGAGCACCCTGCTGAAGAGGCTGTTCCAGGAGCACAGCGGCATCTTTGGCTTCAGCGTGTCCC ATACCACAAGGAACCCGAGGCCCGGCGAGGAGAACGGCAAAG aTTACTACTTTGTAACCAGGGAGGTGATGCAGCGTGACATAGCAGCCGGCGACTTCATCGAGCATGCCGAGTTCTCGGGGAACCTGTATGGCACGAG CAAGGCGGCGGTGCAGGCCGTGCAGGCCATGAACCGCATCTGCGTGCTGGACGTGGACCTGCAGGGTGTGCGGAACATCAAGGCCACCGATCTGCGGCCCATCTACATCTCTGTGCAGCCGCCTTCACTGCATGTGCTG GAGCAGCGGCTGCGGCGGCGCAACACTGAAACGGAGGAGAGCCTGGCGAAGCGGCTGGCTGCTGCCCAGGCCGACATGGAGAGCA GAAATCAAGAAAGCTCAAAGGACCGGCGCCTGAGGCTTGCTCTCTGTTCTCGGCACCCCGGGCCCATACAGGACCAGGGCAGCAGCACTGAGCCGCCCCCTTGGCAGGCAATATGGCAGCTCTGTGCCCTTGGCCAGcatgtggagtggaggggatgcTGCCCCTGTGGTTGGAACATCCTGGGGTGA
- the GUK1 gene encoding guanylate kinase isoform X1, translated as MDLRRRLPGDLPSRSSCGDHVPGSHRAGGRGCFPARAEGQAPWGFIPGLEGRGRKHAWWGLGTQHPQLSVQQTDPPQADYRGCTPANRHVGPQACGAERAFGSWEEHPAEEAVPGAQRHLWLQRVPYHKEPEARRGERQREVMQRDIAAGDFIEHAEFSGNLYGTSKAAVQAVQAMNRICVLDVDLQGVRNIKATDLRPIYISVQPPSLHVLEQRLRRRNTETEESLAKRLAAAQADMESRNQESSKDRRLRLALCSRHPGPIQDQGSSTEPPPWQAIWQLCALGQHVEWRGCCPCGWNILG; from the exons ATGGATCTGCGCCGGCGGCTCCCAGGAGACCTTCCATCTCGGAGCTCCTGTGGAGACCACGTGCCTGGCAG CCACAGAGCAGGTGGACGGGGCTGCTTCCCTGCAAGGGCCGAGGGCCAGGCCCCTTGGGGATTTATTCCTGGCTTAGAAGGGCGGGGCCGGAAGCATGCGTGGTGGGGATTAGGGACTCAGCACCCCCAGCTCTCAGTCCAGCAGACAGACCCACCCCAGGCTGACTACAGAGGCTGCACCCCAGCAAACAG GCATGTCGGGCCCCAGGCCTGTGGTGCTGAGCGGGCCTTCGGGAGCTGGGAAGAGCACCCTGCTGAAGAGGCTGTTCCAGGAGCACAGCGGCATCTTTGGCTTCAGCGTGTCCC ATACCACAAGGAACCCGAGGCCCGGCGAGGAGAACGGCAAAG GGAGGTGATGCAGCGTGACATAGCAGCCGGCGACTTCATCGAGCATGCCGAGTTCTCGGGGAACCTGTATGGCACGAG CAAGGCGGCGGTGCAGGCCGTGCAGGCCATGAACCGCATCTGCGTGCTGGACGTGGACCTGCAGGGTGTGCGGAACATCAAGGCCACCGATCTGCGGCCCATCTACATCTCTGTGCAGCCGCCTTCACTGCATGTGCTG GAGCAGCGGCTGCGGCGGCGCAACACTGAAACGGAGGAGAGCCTGGCGAAGCGGCTGGCTGCTGCCCAGGCCGACATGGAGAGCA GAAATCAAGAAAGCTCAAAGGACCGGCGCCTGAGGCTTGCTCTCTGTTCTCGGCACCCCGGGCCCATACAGGACCAGGGCAGCAGCACTGAGCCGCCCCCTTGGCAGGCAATATGGCAGCTCTGTGCCCTTGGCCAGcatgtggagtggaggggatgcTGCCCCTGTGGTTGGAACATCCTGGGGTGA
- the GUK1 gene encoding guanylate kinase isoform X12 translates to MGVDSADLDKTISAGQGMSGPRPVVLSGPSGAGKSTLLKRLFQEHSGIFGFSVSHTTRNPRPGEENGKGPVCPLDGPSSSPDYYFVTREVMQRDIAAGDFIEHAEFSGNLYGTSKAAVQAVQAMNRICVLDVDLQGVRNIKATDLRPIYISVQPPSLHVLEQRLRRRNTETEESLAKRLAAAQADMESRNQESSKDRRLRLALCSRHPGPIQDQGSSTEPPPWQAIWQLCALGQHVEWRGCCPCGWNILG, encoded by the exons ATGGGCGTAGATTCAGCAGATCTTGACAAGACCATATCTGCAGGGCAAG GCATGTCGGGCCCCAGGCCTGTGGTGCTGAGCGGGCCTTCGGGAGCTGGGAAGAGCACCCTGCTGAAGAGGCTGTTCCAGGAGCACAGCGGCATCTTTGGCTTCAGCGTGTCCC ATACCACAAGGAACCCGAGGCCCGGCGAGGAGAACGGCAAAG GTCCAGTCTGCCCTCTGGAcggcccctcctcttccccagaTTACTACTTTGTAACCAGGGAGGTGATGCAGCGTGACATAGCAGCCGGCGACTTCATCGAGCATGCCGAGTTCTCGGGGAACCTGTATGGCACGAG CAAGGCGGCGGTGCAGGCCGTGCAGGCCATGAACCGCATCTGCGTGCTGGACGTGGACCTGCAGGGTGTGCGGAACATCAAGGCCACCGATCTGCGGCCCATCTACATCTCTGTGCAGCCGCCTTCACTGCATGTGCTG GAGCAGCGGCTGCGGCGGCGCAACACTGAAACGGAGGAGAGCCTGGCGAAGCGGCTGGCTGCTGCCCAGGCCGACATGGAGAGCA GAAATCAAGAAAGCTCAAAGGACCGGCGCCTGAGGCTTGCTCTCTGTTCTCGGCACCCCGGGCCCATACAGGACCAGGGCAGCAGCACTGAGCCGCCCCCTTGGCAGGCAATATGGCAGCTCTGTGCCCTTGGCCAGcatgtggagtggaggggatgcTGCCCCTGTGGTTGGAACATCCTGGGGTGA
- the GUK1 gene encoding guanylate kinase isoform X2, whose protein sequence is MAESQKEEIMPPEQGVPFQESGCWSSMGAQPRERSGRDHSGTWICAGGSQETFHLGAPVETTCLAGMSGPRPVVLSGPSGAGKSTLLKRLFQEHSGIFGFSVSHTTRNPRPGEENGKGPVCPLDGPSSSPDYYFVTREVMQRDIAAGDFIEHAEFSGNLYGTSKAAVQAVQAMNRICVLDVDLQGVRNIKATDLRPIYISVQPPSLHVLEQRLRRRNTETEESLAKRLAAAQADMESRNQESSKDRRLRLALCSRHPGPIQDQGSSTEPPPWQAIWQLCALGQHVEWRGCCPCGWNILG, encoded by the exons ATGGCTGAAAGCCAGAAGGAGGAGATTATGCCGCCAGAGCAGGGAGTGCCTTTCCAGGAAAGCGGCTGCTGGAGCAGCATGGGAGCCCAGCCCAGGGAGCGTTCTGGCAGAGACCATTCCGGAACATGGATCTGCGCCGGCGGCTCCCAGGAGACCTTCCATCTCGGAGCTCCTGTGGAGACCACGTGCCTGGCAG GCATGTCGGGCCCCAGGCCTGTGGTGCTGAGCGGGCCTTCGGGAGCTGGGAAGAGCACCCTGCTGAAGAGGCTGTTCCAGGAGCACAGCGGCATCTTTGGCTTCAGCGTGTCCC ATACCACAAGGAACCCGAGGCCCGGCGAGGAGAACGGCAAAG GTCCAGTCTGCCCTCTGGAcggcccctcctcttccccagaTTACTACTTTGTAACCAGGGAGGTGATGCAGCGTGACATAGCAGCCGGCGACTTCATCGAGCATGCCGAGTTCTCGGGGAACCTGTATGGCACGAG CAAGGCGGCGGTGCAGGCCGTGCAGGCCATGAACCGCATCTGCGTGCTGGACGTGGACCTGCAGGGTGTGCGGAACATCAAGGCCACCGATCTGCGGCCCATCTACATCTCTGTGCAGCCGCCTTCACTGCATGTGCTG GAGCAGCGGCTGCGGCGGCGCAACACTGAAACGGAGGAGAGCCTGGCGAAGCGGCTGGCTGCTGCCCAGGCCGACATGGAGAGCA GAAATCAAGAAAGCTCAAAGGACCGGCGCCTGAGGCTTGCTCTCTGTTCTCGGCACCCCGGGCCCATACAGGACCAGGGCAGCAGCACTGAGCCGCCCCCTTGGCAGGCAATATGGCAGCTCTGTGCCCTTGGCCAGcatgtggagtggaggggatgcTGCCCCTGTGGTTGGAACATCCTGGGGTGA
- the GUK1 gene encoding guanylate kinase isoform X11: MLRRPLAGLAAAALGGAPPDGMSGPRPVVLSGPSGAGKSTLLKRLFQEHSGIFGFSVSHTTRNPRPGEENGKGPVCPLDGPSSSPDYYFVTREVMQRDIAAGDFIEHAEFSGNLYGTSKAAVQAVQAMNRICVLDVDLQGVRNIKATDLRPIYISVQPPSLHVLEQRLRRRNTETEESLAKRLAAAQADMESRNQESSKDRRLRLALCSRHPGPIQDQGSSTEPPPWQAIWQLCALGQHVEWRGCCPCGWNILG, translated from the exons ATGCTGCGGCGCCCGCTGGCCGGGCTGGCAGCGGCCGCCCTGGGCGGGGCCCCGCCGGACG GCATGTCGGGCCCCAGGCCTGTGGTGCTGAGCGGGCCTTCGGGAGCTGGGAAGAGCACCCTGCTGAAGAGGCTGTTCCAGGAGCACAGCGGCATCTTTGGCTTCAGCGTGTCCC ATACCACAAGGAACCCGAGGCCCGGCGAGGAGAACGGCAAAG GTCCAGTCTGCCCTCTGGAcggcccctcctcttccccagaTTACTACTTTGTAACCAGGGAGGTGATGCAGCGTGACATAGCAGCCGGCGACTTCATCGAGCATGCCGAGTTCTCGGGGAACCTGTATGGCACGAG CAAGGCGGCGGTGCAGGCCGTGCAGGCCATGAACCGCATCTGCGTGCTGGACGTGGACCTGCAGGGTGTGCGGAACATCAAGGCCACCGATCTGCGGCCCATCTACATCTCTGTGCAGCCGCCTTCACTGCATGTGCTG GAGCAGCGGCTGCGGCGGCGCAACACTGAAACGGAGGAGAGCCTGGCGAAGCGGCTGGCTGCTGCCCAGGCCGACATGGAGAGCA GAAATCAAGAAAGCTCAAAGGACCGGCGCCTGAGGCTTGCTCTCTGTTCTCGGCACCCCGGGCCCATACAGGACCAGGGCAGCAGCACTGAGCCGCCCCCTTGGCAGGCAATATGGCAGCTCTGTGCCCTTGGCCAGcatgtggagtggaggggatgcTGCCCCTGTGGTTGGAACATCCTGGGGTGA
- the GUK1 gene encoding guanylate kinase isoform X5: protein MAESQKEEIMPPEQGVPFQESGCWSSMGAQPRERSGRDHSGTWICAGGSQETFHLGAPVETTCLAGMSGPRPVVLSGPSGAGKSTLLKRLFQEHSGIFGFSVSRLSARYHKEPEARRGERQREVMQRDIAAGDFIEHAEFSGNLYGTSKAAVQAVQAMNRICVLDVDLQGVRNIKATDLRPIYISVQPPSLHVLEQRLRRRNTETEESLAKRLAAAQADMESRNQESSKDRRLRLALCSRHPGPIQDQGSSTEPPPWQAIWQLCALGQHVEWRGCCPCGWNILG from the exons ATGGCTGAAAGCCAGAAGGAGGAGATTATGCCGCCAGAGCAGGGAGTGCCTTTCCAGGAAAGCGGCTGCTGGAGCAGCATGGGAGCCCAGCCCAGGGAGCGTTCTGGCAGAGACCATTCCGGAACATGGATCTGCGCCGGCGGCTCCCAGGAGACCTTCCATCTCGGAGCTCCTGTGGAGACCACGTGCCTGGCAG GCATGTCGGGCCCCAGGCCTGTGGTGCTGAGCGGGCCTTCGGGAGCTGGGAAGAGCACCCTGCTGAAGAGGCTGTTCCAGGAGCACAGCGGCATCTTTGGCTTCAGCGTGTCCC GTCTCTCTGCTAGATACCACAAGGAACCCGAGGCCCGGCGAGGAGAACGGCAAAG GGAGGTGATGCAGCGTGACATAGCAGCCGGCGACTTCATCGAGCATGCCGAGTTCTCGGGGAACCTGTATGGCACGAG CAAGGCGGCGGTGCAGGCCGTGCAGGCCATGAACCGCATCTGCGTGCTGGACGTGGACCTGCAGGGTGTGCGGAACATCAAGGCCACCGATCTGCGGCCCATCTACATCTCTGTGCAGCCGCCTTCACTGCATGTGCTG GAGCAGCGGCTGCGGCGGCGCAACACTGAAACGGAGGAGAGCCTGGCGAAGCGGCTGGCTGCTGCCCAGGCCGACATGGAGAGCA GAAATCAAGAAAGCTCAAAGGACCGGCGCCTGAGGCTTGCTCTCTGTTCTCGGCACCCCGGGCCCATACAGGACCAGGGCAGCAGCACTGAGCCGCCCCCTTGGCAGGCAATATGGCAGCTCTGTGCCCTTGGCCAGcatgtggagtggaggggatgcTGCCCCTGTGGTTGGAACATCCTGGGGTGA
- the GUK1 gene encoding guanylate kinase isoform X21 gives MLRRPLAGLAAAALGGAPPDGMSGPRPVVLSGPSGAGKSTLLKRLFQEHSGIFGFSVSHTTRNPRPGEENGKDYYFVTREVMQRDIAAGDFIEHAEFSGNLYGTSKAAVQAVQAMNRICVLDVDLQGVRNIKATDLRPIYISVQPPSLHVLEQRLRRRNTETEESLAKRLAAAQADMESSKEPGLFDVVIVNDSLDQAYAELKEALSEEIKKAQRTGA, from the exons ATGCTGCGGCGCCCGCTGGCCGGGCTGGCAGCGGCCGCCCTGGGCGGGGCCCCGCCGGACG GCATGTCGGGCCCCAGGCCTGTGGTGCTGAGCGGGCCTTCGGGAGCTGGGAAGAGCACCCTGCTGAAGAGGCTGTTCCAGGAGCACAGCGGCATCTTTGGCTTCAGCGTGTCCC ATACCACAAGGAACCCGAGGCCCGGCGAGGAGAACGGCAAAG aTTACTACTTTGTAACCAGGGAGGTGATGCAGCGTGACATAGCAGCCGGCGACTTCATCGAGCATGCCGAGTTCTCGGGGAACCTGTATGGCACGAG CAAGGCGGCGGTGCAGGCCGTGCAGGCCATGAACCGCATCTGCGTGCTGGACGTGGACCTGCAGGGTGTGCGGAACATCAAGGCCACCGATCTGCGGCCCATCTACATCTCTGTGCAGCCGCCTTCACTGCATGTGCTG GAGCAGCGGCTGCGGCGGCGCAACACTGAAACGGAGGAGAGCCTGGCGAAGCGGCTGGCTGCTGCCCAGGCCGACATGGAGAGCA GCAAGGAGCCTGGCCTGTTTGATGTGGTCATCGTTAATGACAGCCTGGACCAGGCCTACGCAGAGCTGAAGGAGGCGCTCTCTGAG GAAATCAAGAAAGCTCAAAGGACCGGCGCCTGA
- the GUK1 gene encoding guanylate kinase isoform X15 gives MDLRRRLPGDLPSRSSCGDHVPGRHVGPQACGAERAFGSWEEHPAEEAVPGAQRHLWLQRVPYHKEPEARRGERQREVMQRDIAAGDFIEHAEFSGNLYGTSKAAVQAVQAMNRICVLDVDLQGVRNIKATDLRPIYISVQPPSLHVLEQRLRRRNTETEESLAKRLAAAQADMESRNQESSKDRRLRLALCSRHPGPIQDQGSSTEPPPWQAIWQLCALGQHVEWRGCCPCGWNILG, from the exons ATGGATCTGCGCCGGCGGCTCCCAGGAGACCTTCCATCTCGGAGCTCCTGTGGAGACCACGTGCCTGGCAG GCATGTCGGGCCCCAGGCCTGTGGTGCTGAGCGGGCCTTCGGGAGCTGGGAAGAGCACCCTGCTGAAGAGGCTGTTCCAGGAGCACAGCGGCATCTTTGGCTTCAGCGTGTCCC ATACCACAAGGAACCCGAGGCCCGGCGAGGAGAACGGCAAAG GGAGGTGATGCAGCGTGACATAGCAGCCGGCGACTTCATCGAGCATGCCGAGTTCTCGGGGAACCTGTATGGCACGAG CAAGGCGGCGGTGCAGGCCGTGCAGGCCATGAACCGCATCTGCGTGCTGGACGTGGACCTGCAGGGTGTGCGGAACATCAAGGCCACCGATCTGCGGCCCATCTACATCTCTGTGCAGCCGCCTTCACTGCATGTGCTG GAGCAGCGGCTGCGGCGGCGCAACACTGAAACGGAGGAGAGCCTGGCGAAGCGGCTGGCTGCTGCCCAGGCCGACATGGAGAGCA GAAATCAAGAAAGCTCAAAGGACCGGCGCCTGAGGCTTGCTCTCTGTTCTCGGCACCCCGGGCCCATACAGGACCAGGGCAGCAGCACTGAGCCGCCCCCTTGGCAGGCAATATGGCAGCTCTGTGCCCTTGGCCAGcatgtggagtggaggggatgcTGCCCCTGTGGTTGGAACATCCTGGGGTGA
- the GUK1 gene encoding guanylate kinase isoform X16, with amino-acid sequence MGVDSADLDKTISAGQGMSGPRPVVLSGPSGAGKSTLLKRLFQEHSGIFGFSVSHTTRNPRPGEENGKDYYFVTREVMQRDIAAGDFIEHAEFSGNLYGTSKAAVQAVQAMNRICVLDVDLQGVRNIKATDLRPIYISVQPPSLHVLEQRLRRRNTETEESLAKRLAAAQADMESRNQESSKDRRLRLALCSRHPGPIQDQGSSTEPPPWQAIWQLCALGQHVEWRGCCPCGWNILG; translated from the exons ATGGGCGTAGATTCAGCAGATCTTGACAAGACCATATCTGCAGGGCAAG GCATGTCGGGCCCCAGGCCTGTGGTGCTGAGCGGGCCTTCGGGAGCTGGGAAGAGCACCCTGCTGAAGAGGCTGTTCCAGGAGCACAGCGGCATCTTTGGCTTCAGCGTGTCCC ATACCACAAGGAACCCGAGGCCCGGCGAGGAGAACGGCAAAG aTTACTACTTTGTAACCAGGGAGGTGATGCAGCGTGACATAGCAGCCGGCGACTTCATCGAGCATGCCGAGTTCTCGGGGAACCTGTATGGCACGAG CAAGGCGGCGGTGCAGGCCGTGCAGGCCATGAACCGCATCTGCGTGCTGGACGTGGACCTGCAGGGTGTGCGGAACATCAAGGCCACCGATCTGCGGCCCATCTACATCTCTGTGCAGCCGCCTTCACTGCATGTGCTG GAGCAGCGGCTGCGGCGGCGCAACACTGAAACGGAGGAGAGCCTGGCGAAGCGGCTGGCTGCTGCCCAGGCCGACATGGAGAGCA GAAATCAAGAAAGCTCAAAGGACCGGCGCCTGAGGCTTGCTCTCTGTTCTCGGCACCCCGGGCCCATACAGGACCAGGGCAGCAGCACTGAGCCGCCCCCTTGGCAGGCAATATGGCAGCTCTGTGCCCTTGGCCAGcatgtggagtggaggggatgcTGCCCCTGTGGTTGGAACATCCTGGGGTGA
- the GUK1 gene encoding guanylate kinase isoform X13, giving the protein MLRRPLAGLAAAALGGAPPDGMSGPRPVVLSGPSGAGKSTLLKRLFQEHSGIFGFSVSHTTRNPRPGEENGKDYYFVTREVMQRDIAAGDFIEHAEFSGNLYGTSKAAVQAVQAMNRICVLDVDLQGVRNIKATDLRPIYISVQPPSLHVLEQRLRRRNTETEESLAKRLAAAQADMESRNQESSKDRRLRLALCSRHPGPIQDQGSSTEPPPWQAIWQLCALGQHVEWRGCCPCGWNILG; this is encoded by the exons ATGCTGCGGCGCCCGCTGGCCGGGCTGGCAGCGGCCGCCCTGGGCGGGGCCCCGCCGGACG GCATGTCGGGCCCCAGGCCTGTGGTGCTGAGCGGGCCTTCGGGAGCTGGGAAGAGCACCCTGCTGAAGAGGCTGTTCCAGGAGCACAGCGGCATCTTTGGCTTCAGCGTGTCCC ATACCACAAGGAACCCGAGGCCCGGCGAGGAGAACGGCAAAG aTTACTACTTTGTAACCAGGGAGGTGATGCAGCGTGACATAGCAGCCGGCGACTTCATCGAGCATGCCGAGTTCTCGGGGAACCTGTATGGCACGAG CAAGGCGGCGGTGCAGGCCGTGCAGGCCATGAACCGCATCTGCGTGCTGGACGTGGACCTGCAGGGTGTGCGGAACATCAAGGCCACCGATCTGCGGCCCATCTACATCTCTGTGCAGCCGCCTTCACTGCATGTGCTG GAGCAGCGGCTGCGGCGGCGCAACACTGAAACGGAGGAGAGCCTGGCGAAGCGGCTGGCTGCTGCCCAGGCCGACATGGAGAGCA GAAATCAAGAAAGCTCAAAGGACCGGCGCCTGAGGCTTGCTCTCTGTTCTCGGCACCCCGGGCCCATACAGGACCAGGGCAGCAGCACTGAGCCGCCCCCTTGGCAGGCAATATGGCAGCTCTGTGCCCTTGGCCAGcatgtggagtggaggggatgcTGCCCCTGTGGTTGGAACATCCTGGGGTGA
- the GUK1 gene encoding guanylate kinase isoform X20 → MLRRPLAGLAAAALGGAPPDGMSGPRPVVLSGPSGAGKSTLLKRLFQEHSGIFGFSVSHTTRNPRPGEENGKGPVCPLDGPSSSPDYYFVTREVMQRDIAAGDFIEHAEFSGNLYGTSKAAVQAVQAMNRICVLDVDLQGVRNIKATDLRPIYISVQPPSLHVLEQRLRRRNTETEESLAKRLAAAQADMESSKEPGLFDVVIVNDSLDQAYAELKEALSEEIKKAQRTGA, encoded by the exons ATGCTGCGGCGCCCGCTGGCCGGGCTGGCAGCGGCCGCCCTGGGCGGGGCCCCGCCGGACG GCATGTCGGGCCCCAGGCCTGTGGTGCTGAGCGGGCCTTCGGGAGCTGGGAAGAGCACCCTGCTGAAGAGGCTGTTCCAGGAGCACAGCGGCATCTTTGGCTTCAGCGTGTCCC ATACCACAAGGAACCCGAGGCCCGGCGAGGAGAACGGCAAAG GTCCAGTCTGCCCTCTGGAcggcccctcctcttccccagaTTACTACTTTGTAACCAGGGAGGTGATGCAGCGTGACATAGCAGCCGGCGACTTCATCGAGCATGCCGAGTTCTCGGGGAACCTGTATGGCACGAG CAAGGCGGCGGTGCAGGCCGTGCAGGCCATGAACCGCATCTGCGTGCTGGACGTGGACCTGCAGGGTGTGCGGAACATCAAGGCCACCGATCTGCGGCCCATCTACATCTCTGTGCAGCCGCCTTCACTGCATGTGCTG GAGCAGCGGCTGCGGCGGCGCAACACTGAAACGGAGGAGAGCCTGGCGAAGCGGCTGGCTGCTGCCCAGGCCGACATGGAGAGCA GCAAGGAGCCTGGCCTGTTTGATGTGGTCATCGTTAATGACAGCCTGGACCAGGCCTACGCAGAGCTGAAGGAGGCGCTCTCTGAG GAAATCAAGAAAGCTCAAAGGACCGGCGCCTGA
- the GUK1 gene encoding guanylate kinase isoform X14, whose amino-acid sequence MLRRPLAGLAAAALGGAPPDGMSGPRPVVLSGPSGAGKSTLLKRLFQEHSGIFGFSVSRLSARYHKEPEARRGERQREVMQRDIAAGDFIEHAEFSGNLYGTSKAAVQAVQAMNRICVLDVDLQGVRNIKATDLRPIYISVQPPSLHVLEQRLRRRNTETEESLAKRLAAAQADMESRNQESSKDRRLRLALCSRHPGPIQDQGSSTEPPPWQAIWQLCALGQHVEWRGCCPCGWNILG is encoded by the exons ATGCTGCGGCGCCCGCTGGCCGGGCTGGCAGCGGCCGCCCTGGGCGGGGCCCCGCCGGACG GCATGTCGGGCCCCAGGCCTGTGGTGCTGAGCGGGCCTTCGGGAGCTGGGAAGAGCACCCTGCTGAAGAGGCTGTTCCAGGAGCACAGCGGCATCTTTGGCTTCAGCGTGTCCC GTCTCTCTGCTAGATACCACAAGGAACCCGAGGCCCGGCGAGGAGAACGGCAAAG GGAGGTGATGCAGCGTGACATAGCAGCCGGCGACTTCATCGAGCATGCCGAGTTCTCGGGGAACCTGTATGGCACGAG CAAGGCGGCGGTGCAGGCCGTGCAGGCCATGAACCGCATCTGCGTGCTGGACGTGGACCTGCAGGGTGTGCGGAACATCAAGGCCACCGATCTGCGGCCCATCTACATCTCTGTGCAGCCGCCTTCACTGCATGTGCTG GAGCAGCGGCTGCGGCGGCGCAACACTGAAACGGAGGAGAGCCTGGCGAAGCGGCTGGCTGCTGCCCAGGCCGACATGGAGAGCA GAAATCAAGAAAGCTCAAAGGACCGGCGCCTGAGGCTTGCTCTCTGTTCTCGGCACCCCGGGCCCATACAGGACCAGGGCAGCAGCACTGAGCCGCCCCCTTGGCAGGCAATATGGCAGCTCTGTGCCCTTGGCCAGcatgtggagtggaggggatgcTGCCCCTGTGGTTGGAACATCCTGGGGTGA
- the GUK1 gene encoding guanylate kinase isoform X17, which yields MSGPRPVVLSGPSGAGKSTLLKRLFQEHSGIFGFSVSHTTRNPRPGEENGKGPVCPLDGPSSSPDYYFVTREVMQRDIAAGDFIEHAEFSGNLYGTSKAAVQAVQAMNRICVLDVDLQGVRNIKATDLRPIYISVQPPSLHVLEQRLRRRNTETEESLAKRLAAAQADMESRNQESSKDRRLRLALCSRHPGPIQDQGSSTEPPPWQAIWQLCALGQHVEWRGCCPCGWNILG from the exons ATGTCGGGCCCCAGGCCTGTGGTGCTGAGCGGGCCTTCGGGAGCTGGGAAGAGCACCCTGCTGAAGAGGCTGTTCCAGGAGCACAGCGGCATCTTTGGCTTCAGCGTGTCCC ATACCACAAGGAACCCGAGGCCCGGCGAGGAGAACGGCAAAG GTCCAGTCTGCCCTCTGGAcggcccctcctcttccccagaTTACTACTTTGTAACCAGGGAGGTGATGCAGCGTGACATAGCAGCCGGCGACTTCATCGAGCATGCCGAGTTCTCGGGGAACCTGTATGGCACGAG CAAGGCGGCGGTGCAGGCCGTGCAGGCCATGAACCGCATCTGCGTGCTGGACGTGGACCTGCAGGGTGTGCGGAACATCAAGGCCACCGATCTGCGGCCCATCTACATCTCTGTGCAGCCGCCTTCACTGCATGTGCTG GAGCAGCGGCTGCGGCGGCGCAACACTGAAACGGAGGAGAGCCTGGCGAAGCGGCTGGCTGCTGCCCAGGCCGACATGGAGAGCA GAAATCAAGAAAGCTCAAAGGACCGGCGCCTGAGGCTTGCTCTCTGTTCTCGGCACCCCGGGCCCATACAGGACCAGGGCAGCAGCACTGAGCCGCCCCCTTGGCAGGCAATATGGCAGCTCTGTGCCCTTGGCCAGcatgtggagtggaggggatgcTGCCCCTGTGGTTGGAACATCCTGGGGTGA